A single genomic interval of Symphalangus syndactylus isolate Jambi chromosome 18, NHGRI_mSymSyn1-v2.1_pri, whole genome shotgun sequence harbors:
- the CASTOR1 gene encoding cytosolic arginine sensor for mTORC1 subunit 1 isoform X2, which yields MELHILEHRVRVLSVARPGLWLYTHPLIKLLFLPRRSRCKFFSLTETPEDYTLMVDEEGFKELPPSEFLQVAEATWLVLNVSSHSGAAVQAAGVTKIARSVIAPLAEHHVSVLMLSTYQTDFILVREQDLSVVIHTLAQEFDIYREVGGEPVPVTRDDSSNGFPRTQHGPSPTVHPIQSPQNRFCVLTLDPETLPAIATTLIDVLFYSHSTPKEAASSSPEPSSITFFAFSLIEGYISIVMDAETQKKFPSDLLLTSSSGELWRMVRIGGQPLGFDECGIVAQIAGPLAAADISAYYISTFNFDHALVPEDGIGSVIEVLQRRQEGLAS from the exons ATGGAGCTGCACATCCTAGAACACCGGGTGCGGGTGCTGAGCGTCGCCCGTCCTGGTCTCTGGCTCTACACCCACCCGCTCATCAAGCTGCTCTTCCTGCCCCGCCGCAGCCG GTGCAAGTTCTTCAGCCTGACGGAGACCCCTGAGGATTACACGCTTATGGTGGACGAGGAGGGCTTTAAAG AGCTGCCCCCTTCTGAGTTCCTGCAAGTAGCTGAGGCCACATGGCTGGTGCTGAACGTGTCGTCTCACAGCGGTGCGGCTGTGCAGGCTGCTGGGGTCACCAAGATCGCCCGCTCGGTCATCGCGCCACTGGCCGAGCACCACGTGTCTGTGCTGATGCTGTCCACTTACCAGACGGACTTCATCCTG GTGCGGGAGCAGGACCTGTCCGTGGTGATCCACACGctggcccaggagttcgacattTACCGCGAGGTGGGCGGAGAGCCTGTGCCTGTGACGAGGGATGATTCCAGCAATGGCTTTCCCCGCACTCAGCATG GGCCCAGCCCCACGGTGCATCCCATCCAGAGCCCACAGAACCGCTTCTGTGTCCTCACACTGGACCCTGAGACGCTTCCAGCCATCGCCACCACCCTCATAGATGTCCTCTTCTACTCGCACAG CACCCCCAAGGAGGCAGCCTCTAGCAGTCCTGAACCCAGCTCCATCACGTTCTTTGCCTTCTCCCTCATCGAGGGTTATATCTCCATTGTCATGGATGCTGAAACACAGAAAAA GTTCCCCAGTGACCTCCTGCTGACCAGCTCCTCGGGGGAGCTGTGGAGGATGGTGCGCATCGGTGGACAGCCCCTGGGCTTTG ATGAATGTGGCATCGTGGCACAGATCGCGGGTCCCCTGGCTGCCGCTGACATCTCTGCCTACTACATCAGCACCTTCAACTTCGACCACGCCCTG GTGCCCGAGGATGGTATCGGCAGCGTCATCGAGGTCCTCCAGCGGCGGCAGGAAGGCCTGGCTTCCTGA
- the CASTOR1 gene encoding cytosolic arginine sensor for mTORC1 subunit 1 isoform X3, with protein sequence MELHILEHRVRVLSVARPGLWLYTHPLIKLLFLPRRSRCKFFSLTETPEDYTLMVDEEGFKELPPSEFLQVAEATWLVLNVSSHSGAAVQAAGVTKIARSVIAPLAEHHVSVLMLSTYQTDFILVREQDLSVVIHTLAQEFDIYREVGGEPVPVTRDDSSNGFPRTQHAGPSPTVHPIQSPQNRFCVLTLDPETLPAIATTLIDVLFYSHRFPSDLLLTSSSGELWRMVRIGGQPLGFDECGIVAQIAGPLAAADISAYYISTFNFDHALVPEDGIGSVIEVLQRRQEGLAS encoded by the exons ATGGAGCTGCACATCCTAGAACACCGGGTGCGGGTGCTGAGCGTCGCCCGTCCTGGTCTCTGGCTCTACACCCACCCGCTCATCAAGCTGCTCTTCCTGCCCCGCCGCAGCCG GTGCAAGTTCTTCAGCCTGACGGAGACCCCTGAGGATTACACGCTTATGGTGGACGAGGAGGGCTTTAAAG AGCTGCCCCCTTCTGAGTTCCTGCAAGTAGCTGAGGCCACATGGCTGGTGCTGAACGTGTCGTCTCACAGCGGTGCGGCTGTGCAGGCTGCTGGGGTCACCAAGATCGCCCGCTCGGTCATCGCGCCACTGGCCGAGCACCACGTGTCTGTGCTGATGCTGTCCACTTACCAGACGGACTTCATCCTG GTGCGGGAGCAGGACCTGTCCGTGGTGATCCACACGctggcccaggagttcgacattTACCGCGAGGTGGGCGGAGAGCCTGTGCCTGTGACGAGGGATGATTCCAGCAATGGCTTTCCCCGCACTCAGCATG CAGGGCCCAGCCCCACGGTGCATCCCATCCAGAGCCCACAGAACCGCTTCTGTGTCCTCACACTGGACCCTGAGACGCTTCCAGCCATCGCCACCACCCTCATAGATGTCCTCTTCTACTCGCACAG GTTCCCCAGTGACCTCCTGCTGACCAGCTCCTCGGGGGAGCTGTGGAGGATGGTGCGCATCGGTGGACAGCCCCTGGGCTTTG ATGAATGTGGCATCGTGGCACAGATCGCGGGTCCCCTGGCTGCCGCTGACATCTCTGCCTACTACATCAGCACCTTCAACTTCGACCACGCCCTG GTGCCCGAGGATGGTATCGGCAGCGTCATCGAGGTCCTCCAGCGGCGGCAGGAAGGCCTGGCTTCCTGA
- the CASTOR1 gene encoding cytosolic arginine sensor for mTORC1 subunit 1 isoform X4 yields MELHILEHRVRVLSVARPGLWLYTHPLIKLLFLPRRSRCKFFSLTETPEDYTLMVDEEGFKELPPSEFLQVAEATWLVLNVSSHSGAAVQAAGVTKIARSVIAPLAEHHVSVLMLSTYQTDFILVREQDLSVVIHTLAQEFDIYREVGGEPVPVTRDDSSNGFPRTQHGPSPTVHPIQSPQNRFCVLTLDPETLPAIATTLIDVLFYSHRFPSDLLLTSSSGELWRMVRIGGQPLGFDECGIVAQIAGPLAAADISAYYISTFNFDHALVPEDGIGSVIEVLQRRQEGLAS; encoded by the exons ATGGAGCTGCACATCCTAGAACACCGGGTGCGGGTGCTGAGCGTCGCCCGTCCTGGTCTCTGGCTCTACACCCACCCGCTCATCAAGCTGCTCTTCCTGCCCCGCCGCAGCCG GTGCAAGTTCTTCAGCCTGACGGAGACCCCTGAGGATTACACGCTTATGGTGGACGAGGAGGGCTTTAAAG AGCTGCCCCCTTCTGAGTTCCTGCAAGTAGCTGAGGCCACATGGCTGGTGCTGAACGTGTCGTCTCACAGCGGTGCGGCTGTGCAGGCTGCTGGGGTCACCAAGATCGCCCGCTCGGTCATCGCGCCACTGGCCGAGCACCACGTGTCTGTGCTGATGCTGTCCACTTACCAGACGGACTTCATCCTG GTGCGGGAGCAGGACCTGTCCGTGGTGATCCACACGctggcccaggagttcgacattTACCGCGAGGTGGGCGGAGAGCCTGTGCCTGTGACGAGGGATGATTCCAGCAATGGCTTTCCCCGCACTCAGCATG GGCCCAGCCCCACGGTGCATCCCATCCAGAGCCCACAGAACCGCTTCTGTGTCCTCACACTGGACCCTGAGACGCTTCCAGCCATCGCCACCACCCTCATAGATGTCCTCTTCTACTCGCACAG GTTCCCCAGTGACCTCCTGCTGACCAGCTCCTCGGGGGAGCTGTGGAGGATGGTGCGCATCGGTGGACAGCCCCTGGGCTTTG ATGAATGTGGCATCGTGGCACAGATCGCGGGTCCCCTGGCTGCCGCTGACATCTCTGCCTACTACATCAGCACCTTCAACTTCGACCACGCCCTG GTGCCCGAGGATGGTATCGGCAGCGTCATCGAGGTCCTCCAGCGGCGGCAGGAAGGCCTGGCTTCCTGA
- the CASTOR1 gene encoding cytosolic arginine sensor for mTORC1 subunit 1 isoform X5 encodes MVDEEGFKELPPSEFLQVAEATWLVLNVSSHSGAAVQAAGVTKIARSVIAPLAEHHVSVLMLSTYQTDFILVREQDLSVVIHTLAQEFDIYREVGGEPVPVTRDDSSNGFPRTQHAGPSPTVHPIQSPQNRFCVLTLDPETLPAIATTLIDVLFYSHSTPKEAASSSPEPSSITFFAFSLIEGYISIVMDAETQKKFPSDLLLTSSSGELWRMVRIGGQPLGFDECGIVAQIAGPLAAADISAYYISTFNFDHALVPEDGIGSVIEVLQRRQEGLAS; translated from the exons ATGGTGGACGAGGAGGGCTTTAAAG AGCTGCCCCCTTCTGAGTTCCTGCAAGTAGCTGAGGCCACATGGCTGGTGCTGAACGTGTCGTCTCACAGCGGTGCGGCTGTGCAGGCTGCTGGGGTCACCAAGATCGCCCGCTCGGTCATCGCGCCACTGGCCGAGCACCACGTGTCTGTGCTGATGCTGTCCACTTACCAGACGGACTTCATCCTG GTGCGGGAGCAGGACCTGTCCGTGGTGATCCACACGctggcccaggagttcgacattTACCGCGAGGTGGGCGGAGAGCCTGTGCCTGTGACGAGGGATGATTCCAGCAATGGCTTTCCCCGCACTCAGCATG CAGGGCCCAGCCCCACGGTGCATCCCATCCAGAGCCCACAGAACCGCTTCTGTGTCCTCACACTGGACCCTGAGACGCTTCCAGCCATCGCCACCACCCTCATAGATGTCCTCTTCTACTCGCACAG CACCCCCAAGGAGGCAGCCTCTAGCAGTCCTGAACCCAGCTCCATCACGTTCTTTGCCTTCTCCCTCATCGAGGGTTATATCTCCATTGTCATGGATGCTGAAACACAGAAAAA GTTCCCCAGTGACCTCCTGCTGACCAGCTCCTCGGGGGAGCTGTGGAGGATGGTGCGCATCGGTGGACAGCCCCTGGGCTTTG ATGAATGTGGCATCGTGGCACAGATCGCGGGTCCCCTGGCTGCCGCTGACATCTCTGCCTACTACATCAGCACCTTCAACTTCGACCACGCCCTG GTGCCCGAGGATGGTATCGGCAGCGTCATCGAGGTCCTCCAGCGGCGGCAGGAAGGCCTGGCTTCCTGA
- the CASTOR1 gene encoding cytosolic arginine sensor for mTORC1 subunit 1 isoform X1 gives MELHILEHRVRVLSVARPGLWLYTHPLIKLLFLPRRSRCKFFSLTETPEDYTLMVDEEGFKELPPSEFLQVAEATWLVLNVSSHSGAAVQAAGVTKIARSVIAPLAEHHVSVLMLSTYQTDFILVREQDLSVVIHTLAQEFDIYREVGGEPVPVTRDDSSNGFPRTQHAGPSPTVHPIQSPQNRFCVLTLDPETLPAIATTLIDVLFYSHSTPKEAASSSPEPSSITFFAFSLIEGYISIVMDAETQKKFPSDLLLTSSSGELWRMVRIGGQPLGFDECGIVAQIAGPLAAADISAYYISTFNFDHALVPEDGIGSVIEVLQRRQEGLAS, from the exons ATGGAGCTGCACATCCTAGAACACCGGGTGCGGGTGCTGAGCGTCGCCCGTCCTGGTCTCTGGCTCTACACCCACCCGCTCATCAAGCTGCTCTTCCTGCCCCGCCGCAGCCG GTGCAAGTTCTTCAGCCTGACGGAGACCCCTGAGGATTACACGCTTATGGTGGACGAGGAGGGCTTTAAAG AGCTGCCCCCTTCTGAGTTCCTGCAAGTAGCTGAGGCCACATGGCTGGTGCTGAACGTGTCGTCTCACAGCGGTGCGGCTGTGCAGGCTGCTGGGGTCACCAAGATCGCCCGCTCGGTCATCGCGCCACTGGCCGAGCACCACGTGTCTGTGCTGATGCTGTCCACTTACCAGACGGACTTCATCCTG GTGCGGGAGCAGGACCTGTCCGTGGTGATCCACACGctggcccaggagttcgacattTACCGCGAGGTGGGCGGAGAGCCTGTGCCTGTGACGAGGGATGATTCCAGCAATGGCTTTCCCCGCACTCAGCATG CAGGGCCCAGCCCCACGGTGCATCCCATCCAGAGCCCACAGAACCGCTTCTGTGTCCTCACACTGGACCCTGAGACGCTTCCAGCCATCGCCACCACCCTCATAGATGTCCTCTTCTACTCGCACAG CACCCCCAAGGAGGCAGCCTCTAGCAGTCCTGAACCCAGCTCCATCACGTTCTTTGCCTTCTCCCTCATCGAGGGTTATATCTCCATTGTCATGGATGCTGAAACACAGAAAAA GTTCCCCAGTGACCTCCTGCTGACCAGCTCCTCGGGGGAGCTGTGGAGGATGGTGCGCATCGGTGGACAGCCCCTGGGCTTTG ATGAATGTGGCATCGTGGCACAGATCGCGGGTCCCCTGGCTGCCGCTGACATCTCTGCCTACTACATCAGCACCTTCAACTTCGACCACGCCCTG GTGCCCGAGGATGGTATCGGCAGCGTCATCGAGGTCCTCCAGCGGCGGCAGGAAGGCCTGGCTTCCTGA